From one Candidatus Thioglobus sp. NP1 genomic stretch:
- a CDS encoding branched-chain amino acid transporter permease: MIDSNYLLLVFLVMTIATYISRLTPFIFFASGAETPVLKFIAKKIPPMVLTILVFYMLREVNYFSFDGANTIIALLATSTLHFYKRNALLSILTGTIIYMSLVQI; this comes from the coding sequence ATGATTGATAGTAATTATCTGCTTTTAGTTTTTCTTGTGATGACAATTGCAACCTATATTTCAAGACTTACGCCTTTTATTTTTTTTGCAAGTGGAGCAGAGACTCCAGTACTTAAATTTATTGCGAAAAAAATACCACCTATGGTTTTAACAATACTAGTTTTTTATATGCTTCGAGAAGTTAACTATTTCTCCTTCGATGGAGCTAATACTATAATAGCCCTTCTTGCAACTAGCACCCTTCATTTCTATAAAAGAAATGCGTTACTTAGTATTTTGACAGGAACTATTATCTATATGAGTCTTGTACAAATTTAG
- a CDS encoding AzlC family ABC transporter permease produces MISSALKITLPIFFGFLPLGIAFGLLFQELGYPWYYSTLMGIFVYAGAAQFMAIGLISAGIGLIEIAISTFFLNSRHLFYGLSFLKSFGNWNARKLYLIFGLTDETFSLMTTIKVPKNFNTEQYYLLITLFSQIYWVLGCSIGALMGDFLTFNTEGMEFAATALFVVLLIEQWLKVRKPLPFIIALFSAFMAFIFFSQHMLLVAIILSIIVMLLLRLIKVEEND; encoded by the coding sequence ATGATTTCATCAGCATTAAAAATAACTCTTCCAATTTTTTTTGGTTTTTTGCCACTTGGAATTGCATTTGGACTTTTATTTCAAGAACTTGGATATCCATGGTATTACTCAACTTTAATGGGTATTTTTGTTTACGCTGGGGCTGCACAGTTTATGGCAATTGGTTTAATAAGTGCAGGTATTGGTTTAATAGAAATTGCCATATCAACATTTTTTCTGAACTCAAGACATTTATTCTACGGCCTATCTTTCCTTAAAAGTTTTGGTAATTGGAATGCTAGGAAGTTATATTTAATTTTTGGCTTAACAGATGAAACCTTTTCTTTGATGACGACTATAAAAGTTCCAAAAAATTTTAATACTGAACAATATTACTTACTAATAACCCTATTCTCTCAAATTTACTGGGTTCTTGGTTGTTCTATTGGAGCTTTGATGGGCGATTTTTTAACTTTTAATACTGAAGGTATGGAGTTTGCAGCTACCGCTCTATTTGTAGTTTTATTAATTGAACAATGGTTAAAAGTTAGAAAGCCATTACCATTTATTATTGCTTTATTCTCAGCTTTCATGGCCTTCATATTTTTTAGTCAACATATGCTATTGGTAGCAATTATTTTATCAATCATAGTTATGTTACTTTTAAGATTAATCAAGGTTGAAGAAAATGATTGA
- the sat gene encoding sulfate adenylyltransferase, with the protein MTNLVPPHGSKHLKTLTIEGKELEAEKFKADSLPKVYCSSREFGDVIMLGIGGFTPLDGFMNKDDWQSVCDNMVMTNGIFWPIPITLSSDDEAINVDDEISIVYEKNNEIIATMVISEKYTIDKIHECNKVFKTTDTEHPGVALVMAQGKYNLAGKIKVFTNGGFPSKYGDLYMTPSETRAYFDEKGWSSIAAFQTRNPMHRSHEYLAKIAIEICDGVMIHSTLGELKPGDIPAEVRSKAISALLENYFVDNTVLQSGYPLDMRYAGPREALLHALFRQNYGCSHLIVGRDHAGVGDFYGPFDAHNIFDEIQNGLITQPLKIDWTFWCNKCAGMSSMKTCPHGHEDRLLLSGSKLRQLLSEDLDVPDNFSRPEVLEILRQYYAGLKDDEKIKVEVKGHSAK; encoded by the coding sequence ATGACTAATCTAGTGCCTCCCCATGGAAGTAAACATCTTAAAACTCTAACTATAGAAGGAAAAGAGTTAGAAGCTGAAAAGTTTAAAGCAGATTCACTACCAAAAGTGTATTGTTCATCACGAGAGTTTGGTGATGTCATTATGCTTGGGATTGGTGGCTTTACTCCACTAGATGGCTTTATGAACAAAGATGACTGGCAGAGTGTATGTGACAATATGGTTATGACTAATGGTATTTTTTGGCCAATTCCAATAACACTCTCATCAGATGATGAAGCTATAAATGTTGATGATGAAATATCAATTGTTTATGAAAAAAATAATGAGATTATAGCAACAATGGTTATTTCTGAAAAATATACTATTGACAAAATACATGAATGCAATAAAGTTTTCAAAACAACTGACACTGAACATCCAGGAGTTGCTTTGGTAATGGCTCAAGGTAAATATAATCTTGCAGGAAAGATTAAAGTTTTTACTAATGGAGGCTTTCCTAGCAAATATGGTGATCTATATATGACACCTTCTGAAACAAGAGCTTACTTTGATGAAAAAGGTTGGTCCTCTATAGCAGCATTCCAGACTCGAAATCCAATGCATCGCTCTCATGAGTATCTCGCGAAAATTGCAATTGAAATTTGTGATGGTGTGATGATTCATTCTACATTAGGTGAGTTAAAACCAGGTGATATTCCAGCTGAAGTTCGTTCAAAAGCTATTTCAGCATTATTAGAAAATTACTTTGTTGATAATACAGTATTGCAATCTGGCTACCCCTTAGATATGCGTTATGCAGGGCCAAGAGAGGCATTATTACATGCACTATTTAGACAAAATTATGGTTGCTCACATTTAATTGTTGGTAGAGATCATGCAGGAGTTGGTGACTTTTATGGACCATTTGATGCACATAATATTTTTGATGAAATTCAAAATGGATTAATAACTCAGCCACTTAAAATTGACTGGACATTTTGGTGTAATAAATGTGCTGGAATGTCTAGCATGAAAACTTGCCCGCACGGTCATGAAGATAGATTGTTATTATCAGGTTCAAAATTACGACAGCTATTAAGTGAAGACCTTGATGTGCCAGATAATTTTTCAAGACCAGAAGTATTAGAAATTCTTCGTCAATATTATGCTGGGCTCAAAGACGATGAAAAAATCAAAGTTGAAGTTAAGGGCCATTCAGCTAAATAA
- a CDS encoding adenylyl-sulfate reductase translates to MISINPFTEISAFIPAIVMQVYVVAMFLLVIGATLFDVVHKKSAKYFFNNSVKAKKSATRNVGSSEKASIAFKTATNEVLTSSEFCSTRRRLAHLLTMYGFLIFVTATVVMIFLYPATSSITPSVWPLAWHLGAAMLAVGGYWFWFFIRVDVAAEGNKWYKVMRADLFVLSLLAMSTFALIWSFFQSNGVVVWQTLFFGLFIGSSTVLFGGVLWSKFAHMFYKPAAAFQKRVTKADGSRENLPEPADLPEQFGLGIKREAPHHY, encoded by the coding sequence ATGATTTCTATAAACCCATTTACTGAAATATCGGCCTTCATCCCAGCTATTGTTATGCAAGTATATGTAGTCGCAATGTTTCTATTAGTAATAGGTGCAACTCTATTTGATGTTGTTCATAAGAAAAGTGCTAAATATTTTTTTAATAATTCAGTTAAAGCTAAAAAATCTGCCACTCGAAATGTAGGTTCTAGTGAAAAAGCATCAATTGCTTTTAAAACTGCAACTAATGAAGTCTTAACTTCGTCTGAATTTTGTAGCACCAGAAGACGCTTAGCTCATCTTCTCACAATGTATGGTTTTTTAATATTTGTAACTGCTACAGTAGTTATGATTTTTTTATATCCAGCCACAAGTTCAATCACACCCTCAGTATGGCCACTAGCGTGGCATTTAGGAGCTGCTATGCTTGCTGTGGGTGGTTACTGGTTCTGGTTTTTTATTCGAGTCGATGTAGCAGCTGAAGGAAATAAATGGTATAAAGTTATGCGGGCTGATTTATTTGTCCTTTCGCTTCTTGCAATGTCTACTTTCGCTTTAATTTGGTCATTCTTTCAATCGAATGGTGTTGTGGTTTGGCAAACTTTATTCTTTGGTCTTTTTATTGGTTCTAGCACTGTTCTATTTGGTGGAGTCCTATGGTCAAAGTTCGCTCACATGTTTTATAAGCCTGCAGCAGCTTTTCAAAAGCGTGTTACTAAGGCTGATGGATCAAGAGAAAATCTTCCTGAGCCCGCTGACTTACCAGAGCAATTTGGTCTTGGAATTAAACGCGAAGCCCCTCATCACTATTAA